A part of Solenopsis invicta isolate M01_SB chromosome 2, UNIL_Sinv_3.0, whole genome shotgun sequence genomic DNA contains:
- the LOC105197528 gene encoding cuticle protein, which produces MYKIVALFALLACATAAPAPGYLAAPALHAAPIVAAAPAVAVAHTVPVATSYANTYKVSVKSPLVAAPVAYTAPILKTAPVVAAAPVVAAHPVVAHAAPLTYAAHAPIVALVVISVLASIAAVQCGTILTPVIGKLVSEKVVEAHGNSVVHPSPSLVAAASPALLRYADVALVQQPVAEIVQPVAKASLVAEKTIEAHGHQVIHDARPLVAVAKPLAAVESHVALPAFATREIAYAPPYYSPYYSAYPQQLLAEKTVSSYGHSIQHPFPSLRPGRNAVVRQLGTFVVPDESTFYGIPRDFYKYEQTKLARALIRSIVPVYIRAESSPEVVMLRFILLAALAGLAWSAPAPAPKPLTLVSELKTPASTAKLTPLVAPIAPIATPVIAPVSRLAYAAPVLPQISPYAYYSAPIAEIPSSYSIEQHGYHITY; this is translated from the exons ATGTACAAGATCGTCGCTCTCTTCGCTCTGCTGGCTTGCGCCACGGCCGCACCGGCACCCGGCTACCTGGCGGCGCCCGCCCTCCACGCGGCGCCGATCGTCGCGGCGGCGCCCGCGGTCGCGGTCGCCCACACCGTCCCGGTTGCCACCAGCTACGCCAACACCTACAAGGTGTCTGTGAAGAGCCCGCTCGTGGCCGCCCCGGTCGCCTATACCGCACCGATTCTGAAGACCGCGCCTGTTGTCGCCGCTGCACCGGTCGTCGCTGCCCACCCCGTCGTCGCCCATGCCGCACCGCTCACCTATGCTGCCCATGCTCCCATCGTCGCTCTT GTGGTTATTTCCGTTCTGGCGAGCATCGCCGCGGTGCAATGTGGAACCATTCTCACGCCCGTCATCGGCAAGCTCGTTTCTGAGAAGGTCGTCGAGGCGCACGGCAACAGCGTGGTGCACCCATCGCCGTCGCTGGTGGCCGCGGCTTCACCGGCGTTGCTGAGATACGCGGACGTCGCGTTGGTGCAACAACCGGTCGCCGAGATCGTGCAGCCGGTGGCGAAGGCCTCCCTGGTCGCCGAGAAGACGATCGAGGCCCACGGACACCAAGTGATCCACGACGCGCGTCCGTTGGTCGCGGTCGCGAAACCTTTGGCAGCCGTCGAATCGCATGTCGCGCTACCTGCCTTTGCCACTCGCGAAATAGCCTACGCGCCACCGTACTATTCACCATATTACTCGGCGTATCCTCAACAGCTGCTCGCCGAGAAGACCGTGTCCAGTTACGGGCATAGCATTCAACAC CCATTCCCGTCCCTGAGACCAGGGAGGAATGCGGTGGTACGGCAGTTAGGAACTTTTGTAGTGCCGGACGAGTCTACTTTTTACGGTATCCCTCGAGACTTCTATAAGTACGAGCAGACCAAGCTGGCGCGCGCACTTATACGAAGTATCGTTCCCGTGTACATCCGCGCAGAATCCTCGCCTGAAGTCGTCATGCTGCGATTC ATCCTGCTCGCTGCTCTCGCCGGTCTGGCGTGGTCCGCGCCAGCGCCGGCACCCAAACCACTCACCCTCGTCTCCGAGCTGAAAACCCCGGCGTCAACCGCCAAGCTCACGCCGCTGGTGGCGCCGATCGCGCCGATCGCAACCCCGGTGATCGCGCCGGTTTCTCGTCTCGCCTACGCCGCACCAGTTCTTCCGCAG ATATCGCCGTACGCTTATTATTCTGCGCCGATCGCGGAGATCCCGTCGAGTTACTCGATCGAGCAACATGGGTACCATATTACCTACTGA
- the LOC105197385 gene encoding uncharacterized protein LOC105197385: MFRLVVISVLASIAAVQCGTILTPVIGKLVSEKVVEAHGNSVVHPSPSLVAAASPALLRYADVALVQQPVAEIVQPVAKASLVAEKTIEAHGHQVIHDARPLVAVAKPLAAVESHVALPAFATREIAYAPPYYSPYYSAYPQQLLAEKTVSSYGHSIQHV; the protein is encoded by the exons ATGTTTAGGCTG GTGGTTATTTCCGTTCTGGCGAGCATCGCCGCGGTGCAATGTGGAACCATTCTCACGCCCGTCATCGGCAAGCTCGTTTCTGAGAAGGTCGTCGAGGCGCACGGCAACAGCGTGGTGCACCCATCGCCGTCGCTGGTGGCCGCGGCTTCACCGGCGTTGCTGAGATACGCGGACGTCGCGTTGGTGCAACAACCGGTCGCCGAGATCGTGCAGCCGGTGGCGAAGGCCTCCCTGGTCGCCGAGAAGACGATCGAGGCCCACGGACACCAAGTGATCCACGACGCGCGTCCGTTGGTCGCGGTCGCGAAACCTTTGGCAGCCGTCGAATCGCATGTCGCGCTACCTGCCTTTGCCACTCGCGAAATAGCCTACGCGCCACCGTACTATTCACCATATTACTCGGCGTATCCTCAACAGCTGCTCGCCGAGAAGACCGTGTCCAGTTACGGGCATAGCATTCAACACGTGTAA
- the LOC105197529 gene encoding uncharacterized protein LOC105197529 isoform X1, producing MRTQFILIACLAIARQVLGTQVYETPNDSSQQWQPWKNQDLIETPKGEQETYQPLKFDGSNDAQQKESQQPLFYNANIQSGASGVADVVSKQSIDSVIDNILVSNRQGRNLEGYDEIYSDPNVKNALQIGNDTIARTYIRDKLCSLGLMNCEDTEGRRPYYSPHRDIYPHDVIYAQPVTIKPVGHPLPAIPVKRPYGSAKPVPLPPSFGPPLGPNVYPGPPPTFGRPPPPSFIGSYPGYKKPGLPPPFVSKPIYEHGIGIDSDFEDKFIDKKQVVLHQPSSSGVQQHVHHHYHHGEAGGIAHNPAGIVGVASSPLGGSGLGSYGYGSGGTYGGTINDFEDYKKAFKIKTPTSNSGPSFSSSVKGYADRYPTYEKPNGKQFSLGGQFGANNQFVGNGDYDGDFNNGADNSFGSTSYEDCVCVPYDQCATINHVGRKDDLYLAIDPRNLDKDIEAETVEVVITDGNGTMSVVRVPKGVNETEQIEQTKNEGTKEAVGKEEATKRSSRDVKHVTKKDDKPEIQERLTIGTGNLDTSKLNVRPTWGVSFGLPQTGGVGPIAPHPANPLGIAGYTPGYGLVGGQGINLGPVAVNPLVAVQVTKDEYGEKIVKPYVNLHVTPNPGLIHKLGHLLAYKKYGLYGGHYDGHYGGHHGIYAPHYHTHHERPIYHYPSSRPPFYPSHEPIYHKPHGGYYPSYYKDDNDDYDDYDYSADYQDDYYRNARARNTSTSTRGRQFSTKDLPKASPQGLAGDERQQNSGKITFSDRRRRDTTAFSETASESRCKAAEADERMTRDDDRAVIPTLRTYETRDCQTERWRIAQIEVENTISRTRRAGSSRRDQLIPMILFYPQRRYGRPPLCGSHHVCCQRSHIIGARPQPGQCGVRNTQGINGRIKNPVYVDGDSEFGEYPWQVAILKKNITDSVYVCGGTLISPRHIITAAHCIKTHAGRGLRARLGEWDVNHDNEFYPFIERDIVSVFIHPEFYAGTLDNDIAILKLDHDVDFAKNPHISAACLPDKLDDFTGTRCWTTGWGKDAFGDYGKYQNILKEVDVPVVSNHVCEQQMRRTRLGPGFNLHPGFVCAGGEEGKDACKGDGGSPMVCERHGRWQLTGVVSWGIGCGQVNVPGVYTRVSYYLDWIRQIVNY from the exons atgAGGACCCAGTTCATCCTGATAGCTTGCTTGGCAATAGCAAGACAAGTACTTGGTACTCAAGTATACGAGACACCGAATGACTCTTCGCAACAATGGCAACCGTGGAAGAATCAAGATTTAATCGAAACGCCGAAAGGAGAGCAAGAGACGTATCAACCTCTCAAATTCGATGGCTCCAATGACGCGCAACAAAAAGAGTCGCAACAACCATTGTTTTACAATGCGAATATTCAATCAGGCGCCAGTGGGGTAGCCGATGTCGTTAGCAAGCAATCG ATTGATTCTGTGATCGACAATATTCTCGTATCTAATCGACAAGGCCGCAATCTTGAGGGATACGATGAAATCTACTCTGATCCTAACGTAAAAAATGCTCTGCAGATTGGCAATGATACGATCGCACGTACTTACATCAGGGACAAGCTCTGCTCCCTCGGACTGATGAAC TGTGAGGATACGGAAGGACGACGCCCTTACTATTCTCCGCATCGTGATATTTATCCGCACGACGTTATCTACGCTCAACCGGTGACCATCAAGCCGGTAGGTCATCCACTCCCAGCTATACCTGTGAAACGGCCTTACGGTTCAGCGAAACCTGTGCCGCTGCCTCCGAGTTTCGGTCCCCCATTGGGACCCAACGTTTATCCTGGACCTCCGCCGACGTTCGGTAGACCTCCACCTCCCAGTTTCATAGGATCTTATCCTGGATACAAGAAACCCGGTCTTCCTCCCCCGTTCGTGTCCAAACCCATATACGAACACGGCATCGGCATCGATTCCGATTTCGAGGACAAGTTCATCGATAAGAAGCAGGTGGTTTTGCACCAACCGAGTTCCTCGGGAGTTCAACAACACgttcatcatcattatcatcacgGGGAGGCCGGTGGCATCGCGCACAACCCCGCCGGGATAGTCGGGGTCGCGTCGTCTCCGTTGGGTGGTAGCGGCCTCGGCAGTTATGGTTACGGAAGTGGCGGTACTTACGGCGGTACGATCAATGATTTCGAGGATTACAAGAAAGCGTTCAAGATCAAAACGCCCACGAGTAACAGCGGCCCGTCGTTCTCCTCGTCTGTGAAGGGTTACGCCGATCGTTATCCCACTTATGAAAAACCGAACGGCAAACAGTTCTCTTTGGGAGGACAGTTCGGTGCCAATAATCAATTTGTGGGAAACGGTGATTACGATGGCGATTTCAATAACGGCGCTGATAACAGTTTCGGTTCCACGTCGTACGAGGATTGCGTATGCGTACCCTACGATCAATGCGCCACGATCAATCACGTGGGTCGTAAGGACGATCTCTACTTGGCAATCGATCCGCGCAATCTCGACAAAGATATCGAGGCTGAAACTGTCGAGGTAGTCATCACCGACGGTAACGGCACAATGAGCGTTGTCAGGGTGCCCAAGGGAGTGAACGAGACCGAGCAGATCGAACAGACGAAAAACGAAGGGACGAAGGAAGCGGTCGGGAAAGAGGAAGCTACAAAGCGCAGCAGTAGGGACGTCAAGCACGTTACCAAGAAGGACGACAAGCCAGAGATACAAGAA AGACTGACGATAGGAACCGGCAATCTGGACACCTCGAAACTGAACGTGAGGCCGACTTGGGGCGTCAGTTTCGGCCTACCGCAGACCGGTGGTGTCGGTCCGATCGCGCCCCACCCTGCTAATCCCCTGGGAATCGCGGGGTACACGCCGGGCTACGGGCTGGTCGGCGGACAGGGCATAAATCTAGGCCCGGTCGCCGTGAATCCGCTCGTAGCGGTGCAGGTCACCAAAGACGAGTACGGCGAGAAGATCGTCAAGCCTTACGTGAATCTCCACGTAACGCCCAATCCAGGACTTATTCACAAGCTAGGCCATCTCCTGGCCTACAAGAAATACGGACTGTACGGCGGTCATTACGACGGTCATTATGGCGGGCATCACGGTATTTACGCTCCTCATTATCACACACATCACGAGAGACCGATCTATCATTACCCGTCGTCGAGACCGCCATTCTACCCGTCACACGAACCGATCTACCACAAGCCTCACGGCGGATACTATCCCTCGTACTACAAGGACGATAACGATGATTACGATGACTACGATTATTCGGCTGATTATCAGGATGATTACTATAGAAACGCTCGCGCGAGAAACACGTCGACGTCGACGAGAGGTAGACAATTCTCGACGAAGGATTTGCCGAAGGCTTCACCGCAAGGACTGGCCGGCGATGAACGACAACAGAACAGCGGAAAGATTACCTTCTCGGACAGACGGAGACGCGACACGACGGCGTTTAGCGAAACGGCGTCGGAG AGCCGCTGTAAAGCGGCTGAGGCCGACGAGCGGATGACTCGGGACGACGATCGCGCGGTGATACCGACTCTGCGAACTTACGAAACGCGGGACTGTCAAACTGAGCGGTGGCGTATAGCACAGATAGAAGTTGAGAACACGATAAGTAGAACTCGTCGGGCGGGCTCGTCGAGACGAGATCAATTGATACCGATGATCCTTTTCTATCCGCAGAGACGATACGGACGACCGCCACTTTGTGGTTCTCATCACGTCTGCTGCCAGAGATCGCACATAATAGGCGCACGCCCGCAACCCGGTCAATGCGGAGTTAGGAACACACAGGGCATCAACGGCCGTATCAAGAACCCGGTCTATGTCGACGGAGACTCTGAATTCG GTGAATACCCGTGGCAAGTGGCTATTCTGAAGAAGAACATCACCGACAGCGTTTACGTTTGCGGAGGTACTTTGATCTCGCCCCGACACATCATCACCGCCGCTCATTGCATCAAGACCCACGCCGGTCGTGGTCTTCGTGCACGATTAGGCGAATGGGACGTGAATCACGATAACGAGTTCTACCCCTTCATCGAGCGTGACATCGTGAGCGTCTTCATACATCCCGAGTTCTACGCCGGCACTCTTGATAACGACATCGCTATTTTGAAGTTGGACCATGACGTCGATTTTGCAAAGAATCCTCATATTAGTGCCGCCTGTTTGCCAGATAAACTTGATGACTTTACTGGAACGAG GTGTTGGACCACCGGGTGGGGCAAGGACGCTTTCGGCGATTACGGAAAGTACCAGAACATACTGAAGGAGGTGGACGTACCTGTCGTTAGCAATCATGTGTGCGAGCAACAGATGAGGCGAACGCGGCTGGGACCAGGCTTCAATCTGCACCCGGGCTTCGTCTGCGCCGGCGGTGAGGAAGGCAAGGACGCCTGCAAGGGCGACGGTGGCAGCCCGATGGTCTGCGAGCGTCACGGCCGCTGGCAGTTGACCGGCGTCGTCTCCTGGGGCATCGGTTGCGGCCAGGTGAACGTACCTGGCGTCTACACGCGCGTCTCGTACTATCTCGACTGGATCCGCCAGATCGTCAATTACTGA
- the LOC105197529 gene encoding uncharacterized protein LOC105197529 isoform X2 — MRTQFILIACLAIARQVLGTQVYETPNDSSQQWQPWKNQDLIETPKGEQETYQPLKFDGSNDAQQKESQQPLFYNANIQSGASGVADVVSKQSIDSVIDNILVSNRQGRNLEGYDEIYSDPNVKNALQIGNDTIARTYIRDKLCSLGLMNCEDTEGRRPYYSPHRDIYPHDVIYAQPVTIKPVGHPLPAIPVKRPYGSAKPVPLPPSFGPPLGPNVYPGPPPTFGRPPPPSFIGSYPGYKKPGLPPPFVSKPIYEHGIGIDSDFEDKFIDKKQVVLHQPSSSGVQQHVHHHYHHGEAGGIAHNPAGIVGVASSPLGGSGLGSYGYGSGGTYGGTINDFEDYKKAFKIKTPTSNSGPSFSSSVKGYADRYPTYEKPNGKQFSLGGQFGANNQFVGNGDYDGDFNNGADNSFGSTSYEDCVCVPYDQCATINHVGRKDDLYLAIDPRNLDKDIEAETVEVVITDGNGTMSVVRVPKGVNETEQIEQTKNEGTKEAVGKEEATKRSSRDVKHVTKKDDKPEIQERLTIGTGNLDTSKLNVRPTWGVSFGLPQTGGVGPIAPHPANPLGIAGYTPGYGLVGGQGINLGPVAVNPLVAVQVTKDEYGEKIVKPYVNLHVTPNPGLIHKLGHLLAYKKYGLYGGHYDGHYGGHHGIYAPHYHTHHERPIYHYPSSRPPFYPSHEPIYHKPHGGYYPSYYKDDNDDYDDYDYSADYQDDYYRNARARNTSTSTRGRQFSTKDLPKASPQGLAGDERQQNSGKITFSDRRRRDTTAFSETASERRYGRPPLCGSHHVCCQRSHIIGARPQPGQCGVRNTQGINGRIKNPVYVDGDSEFGEYPWQVAILKKNITDSVYVCGGTLISPRHIITAAHCIKTHAGRGLRARLGEWDVNHDNEFYPFIERDIVSVFIHPEFYAGTLDNDIAILKLDHDVDFAKNPHISAACLPDKLDDFTGTRCWTTGWGKDAFGDYGKYQNILKEVDVPVVSNHVCEQQMRRTRLGPGFNLHPGFVCAGGEEGKDACKGDGGSPMVCERHGRWQLTGVVSWGIGCGQVNVPGVYTRVSYYLDWIRQIVNY, encoded by the exons atgAGGACCCAGTTCATCCTGATAGCTTGCTTGGCAATAGCAAGACAAGTACTTGGTACTCAAGTATACGAGACACCGAATGACTCTTCGCAACAATGGCAACCGTGGAAGAATCAAGATTTAATCGAAACGCCGAAAGGAGAGCAAGAGACGTATCAACCTCTCAAATTCGATGGCTCCAATGACGCGCAACAAAAAGAGTCGCAACAACCATTGTTTTACAATGCGAATATTCAATCAGGCGCCAGTGGGGTAGCCGATGTCGTTAGCAAGCAATCG ATTGATTCTGTGATCGACAATATTCTCGTATCTAATCGACAAGGCCGCAATCTTGAGGGATACGATGAAATCTACTCTGATCCTAACGTAAAAAATGCTCTGCAGATTGGCAATGATACGATCGCACGTACTTACATCAGGGACAAGCTCTGCTCCCTCGGACTGATGAAC TGTGAGGATACGGAAGGACGACGCCCTTACTATTCTCCGCATCGTGATATTTATCCGCACGACGTTATCTACGCTCAACCGGTGACCATCAAGCCGGTAGGTCATCCACTCCCAGCTATACCTGTGAAACGGCCTTACGGTTCAGCGAAACCTGTGCCGCTGCCTCCGAGTTTCGGTCCCCCATTGGGACCCAACGTTTATCCTGGACCTCCGCCGACGTTCGGTAGACCTCCACCTCCCAGTTTCATAGGATCTTATCCTGGATACAAGAAACCCGGTCTTCCTCCCCCGTTCGTGTCCAAACCCATATACGAACACGGCATCGGCATCGATTCCGATTTCGAGGACAAGTTCATCGATAAGAAGCAGGTGGTTTTGCACCAACCGAGTTCCTCGGGAGTTCAACAACACgttcatcatcattatcatcacgGGGAGGCCGGTGGCATCGCGCACAACCCCGCCGGGATAGTCGGGGTCGCGTCGTCTCCGTTGGGTGGTAGCGGCCTCGGCAGTTATGGTTACGGAAGTGGCGGTACTTACGGCGGTACGATCAATGATTTCGAGGATTACAAGAAAGCGTTCAAGATCAAAACGCCCACGAGTAACAGCGGCCCGTCGTTCTCCTCGTCTGTGAAGGGTTACGCCGATCGTTATCCCACTTATGAAAAACCGAACGGCAAACAGTTCTCTTTGGGAGGACAGTTCGGTGCCAATAATCAATTTGTGGGAAACGGTGATTACGATGGCGATTTCAATAACGGCGCTGATAACAGTTTCGGTTCCACGTCGTACGAGGATTGCGTATGCGTACCCTACGATCAATGCGCCACGATCAATCACGTGGGTCGTAAGGACGATCTCTACTTGGCAATCGATCCGCGCAATCTCGACAAAGATATCGAGGCTGAAACTGTCGAGGTAGTCATCACCGACGGTAACGGCACAATGAGCGTTGTCAGGGTGCCCAAGGGAGTGAACGAGACCGAGCAGATCGAACAGACGAAAAACGAAGGGACGAAGGAAGCGGTCGGGAAAGAGGAAGCTACAAAGCGCAGCAGTAGGGACGTCAAGCACGTTACCAAGAAGGACGACAAGCCAGAGATACAAGAA AGACTGACGATAGGAACCGGCAATCTGGACACCTCGAAACTGAACGTGAGGCCGACTTGGGGCGTCAGTTTCGGCCTACCGCAGACCGGTGGTGTCGGTCCGATCGCGCCCCACCCTGCTAATCCCCTGGGAATCGCGGGGTACACGCCGGGCTACGGGCTGGTCGGCGGACAGGGCATAAATCTAGGCCCGGTCGCCGTGAATCCGCTCGTAGCGGTGCAGGTCACCAAAGACGAGTACGGCGAGAAGATCGTCAAGCCTTACGTGAATCTCCACGTAACGCCCAATCCAGGACTTATTCACAAGCTAGGCCATCTCCTGGCCTACAAGAAATACGGACTGTACGGCGGTCATTACGACGGTCATTATGGCGGGCATCACGGTATTTACGCTCCTCATTATCACACACATCACGAGAGACCGATCTATCATTACCCGTCGTCGAGACCGCCATTCTACCCGTCACACGAACCGATCTACCACAAGCCTCACGGCGGATACTATCCCTCGTACTACAAGGACGATAACGATGATTACGATGACTACGATTATTCGGCTGATTATCAGGATGATTACTATAGAAACGCTCGCGCGAGAAACACGTCGACGTCGACGAGAGGTAGACAATTCTCGACGAAGGATTTGCCGAAGGCTTCACCGCAAGGACTGGCCGGCGATGAACGACAACAGAACAGCGGAAAGATTACCTTCTCGGACAGACGGAGACGCGACACGACGGCGTTTAGCGAAACGGCGTCGGAG AGACGATACGGACGACCGCCACTTTGTGGTTCTCATCACGTCTGCTGCCAGAGATCGCACATAATAGGCGCACGCCCGCAACCCGGTCAATGCGGAGTTAGGAACACACAGGGCATCAACGGCCGTATCAAGAACCCGGTCTATGTCGACGGAGACTCTGAATTCG GTGAATACCCGTGGCAAGTGGCTATTCTGAAGAAGAACATCACCGACAGCGTTTACGTTTGCGGAGGTACTTTGATCTCGCCCCGACACATCATCACCGCCGCTCATTGCATCAAGACCCACGCCGGTCGTGGTCTTCGTGCACGATTAGGCGAATGGGACGTGAATCACGATAACGAGTTCTACCCCTTCATCGAGCGTGACATCGTGAGCGTCTTCATACATCCCGAGTTCTACGCCGGCACTCTTGATAACGACATCGCTATTTTGAAGTTGGACCATGACGTCGATTTTGCAAAGAATCCTCATATTAGTGCCGCCTGTTTGCCAGATAAACTTGATGACTTTACTGGAACGAG GTGTTGGACCACCGGGTGGGGCAAGGACGCTTTCGGCGATTACGGAAAGTACCAGAACATACTGAAGGAGGTGGACGTACCTGTCGTTAGCAATCATGTGTGCGAGCAACAGATGAGGCGAACGCGGCTGGGACCAGGCTTCAATCTGCACCCGGGCTTCGTCTGCGCCGGCGGTGAGGAAGGCAAGGACGCCTGCAAGGGCGACGGTGGCAGCCCGATGGTCTGCGAGCGTCACGGCCGCTGGCAGTTGACCGGCGTCGTCTCCTGGGGCATCGGTTGCGGCCAGGTGAACGTACCTGGCGTCTACACGCGCGTCTCGTACTATCTCGACTGGATCCGCCAGATCGTCAATTACTGA
- the LOC105197384 gene encoding uncharacterized protein LOC105197384 gives MPIKLIGRTTDFKGKPLWEILGNLKNFGVGRLVIRNRFQRYPEPCYMRILKVAGMPLPTEPYTDRKVMVLVERVFRGHKNSKPVQLDSATYKADYQLVPKDQEHLYLNNTKVPEMRILPRTTNLPPLFSQMVIRQMKEKGEMAPAEPQLTLLYNLEGASFKNYRVAEECEIPTVKLNFKVDESSVFFPKPKEEKPSAAL, from the exons ATGCCTATAAAGTTGATCGGTCGCACGACAGATTTTAAGGGGAAGCCCTTGTGGGAGATCCTGGGAAACCTGAAGAACTTCGGCGTCGGCAGGCTCGTGATAAGGAATCGCTTTCAAAGGTATCCCGAGCCCTGTTACATGAGGATACTAAAGGTCGCCGGGATGCCCTTGCCCACGGAACCCTAT ACCGATCGCAAGGTCATGGTGCTGGTCGAGCGGGTTTTTCGTGGCCACAAAAACTCGAAGCCGGTACAGCTGGACAGCGCGACTTACAAGGCCGATTACCAGCTGGTACCTAAGGATCAGGAGCACCTGTACCTTAATAACACGAAGGTACCGGAGATGAGAATCCTACCCAGGACAACGAACCTTCCACCGCTATTCTCGCAGATGGTAATACGCCAGATGAAGGAGAAAGGTGAGATGGCACCTGCAGAACCACAATTAACACTTCTATATAACCTCGAGGGAGCGAGCTTTAAGAACTACAGAGTAGCCGAGGAGTGTGAAATCCCAACAGTGAAACTGAACTTTAAGGTGGATGAGTCTAGTGTTTTTTTCCCAAAACCTAAAGAAGAGAAACCCTCAGCAGCCTTGTGA
- the LOC105197386 gene encoding IQ domain-containing protein K-like has protein sequence MNSFESVPDYLNKNIFPTLLNAMEEMLLEADRRNALETHKCSFNGLDYLAEILWNRNSRHPSRLHAWHNVFNIPQFKLWLMLHPRPIYPKSWLWTREDAALHIQRHIRGWLIRKKADVQEMRQFWKVDIIKELKCE, from the exons ATGAATTCGTTTGAAAGCGTACCcgattacttaaataaaaatatatttccaacTTTATTAAATGCAATGGAAGAAATGTTACTTGAAGCCGATCGCCGAAATGCATTAGAG ACACATAAATGCTCCTTCAATGGCTTGGATTATCTCGCCGAGATCCTTTGGAACCGAAATTCGCGACATCCAAGTAGACTGCACGCTTGGCACAATGTGTTTAATATACCACAGTTTAAGCTATGGCTAATGTTGCA TCCTAGGCCAATTTATCCAAAATCATGGCTGTGGACCAGAGAGGATGCTGCCTTGCACATTCAGAGACACATTCGCGGTTGGCTCATTAGAAAAAAAGCGGATGTACAGGAGATGCGTCAATTTTGGAAGGTAGATATAATCAAGGAATTAAAGTGTGAATAA